The region ATTGGAACAAATAGAGGAACCATCAGAACCAATGGAGGAGCCAGTAGAAACAATGGAGGAGCGAGCACAACCTATGGAAGAGGCAAGTTCAAGTACTCAAGAACCAGAAACTGATCCATTTGCAAAATATGTGAAAGATAGAAAATTTATTATATTTGAGTCTTGTTTAGATGAGCTTTTTACTAAAGTTAGGTGTCAAGCTGATAATACATGTCAAGAACTGGTGAGTTCCTTTAACAAGGAGATGCAAGGTTCGGCAATTATTGTACGTGGGGTTTGTGCAGCTGGTCATCAATTCAAAATTTTTCATTCAcaaccaaaaataaaaaagttttttgCAGGCAATATTCTATTGCCTGCAGCAATACTTTGTGCCGGAGCAAGCTATTCAACACTTTTGCATTTATGTAATTTATTCGGGTTAGTAATTATTTCTGATCATACTTTTTACAAGTATCAGCAGAATTTTTGCTTTCCAGCAATTCAAAATGCTTGGCAAAGAGAGAAGGAGATTATATTTCAGGAAATTGAAAATACTCCAGTGATTATTGGAGGAGACGGACAGTGTGACAGCCCTGGTCACAATGCAAAATATTGTATTTACACTTTTATGGACCTTATGTCGTACAAAATCATTGACTTTGAGGTTGTGCAAGTGTCACAATGCACTTCCTCAAATGCTATGGAAAAATTTGGTTTTGAAAAGTGCATGACCAGGGCTGTAGAGAAGGGACTAGACATACTAAATTTTGCTTCTGATCGCCACGTCAGCATTAGAAAATCCATGCGTGAGAACTATTCTGACATCAATCATCAATTTGATGTATGGCACTTTGCTAAAAGTATATCTACTAAATTGAGAGCTGTTAGTAAAAAAGCAGGCTGTGCACCACTCAAATATTGGATAGACAAAATTAACAATCATTTTTGGTGGAGtataaaaaattgcaaaaatagtGAGGAGAAACTGATCCGCAATTGGGAATCAGTCTTGCATCATGTGATAAATGAGCACGAATGGATGGAGGACGGAACAGTTTATACATGCTCACATGATGCTTTATCAGATTCTCAAGAGGATGAAGGACACTGGCTAAATTACCAAACAACCGTCTACAATAATCTAAGGAACATTGTACAGGACAAGGCCATTCTAGACGACTTCAAACATCTTATATGGGAGTGCCACACCGGCCCAATCGAAGTCTATCATAGCAATGTGCTGAAATACCGCACAAAACGAATACACTATGGCGTTGATGGTATGGAGGCTCGAACAATTATTGCTGCActatcaaataataataatacggaaaGAGAGCAAGCTCTAGTTACCAAACAAAATCTATTCAGTCAAGATATTGGTACCAAACGATTTCGACTTTCGGCtcccaaaggaaaaaaaaaatgggtagtCAAGCCAgtttgcaaaaaaagaaaatatggaTTCATGACCGACATTTTAATTGACACACTACGATTTTCTGAGGGCACTGGACAAACAACTTGGGTGTCAAGGAGCGGAAGCCTGCCTAAAAACATTTCTAAATTACCGAGACCAGACAAACAGGAATTGATTCGCCAGCACAAAACTAGATTTGAATCTGTATCTTAATTTTGTTGTCTATTagtgaacattttaaaaatagtaCAACAACTGTACATATAAGTATTactgttttaaaaaatataaaattttaTTTGTAATGTTCTCATTTTATTTTAATGTCAATATTTGTAGTTATGTAAATTACTTTTAAGTAcgataaggtgttttatttttttttgtaaaataaaatttgtaacctgttacaatgttttttttttttttttaaatataaatcttTGATAAAATATTtctcaaaaaaatatttttacatttattcaataCTTGATAATGTAACTCACATTATTAGTAGAGATGGGcctaacctccgattttaggtttgcgaaccgggtttgcgaactttggCGGAAGGTTTGGTTAGCGGTAAAgttggcgaaccgcaatagacttcaatggggatgcgaactttaaaaaaaaaaaatgatgctggccacaaaactgatggaaaagatgtttcaaggggtctaacacctggaggggggcatggcggagtgggatacatgccaaaagtcccgggaaaaaatctggatttgacgcaaagcagcgttttaagggcagaaatcacattgaatgctaaatgacaagcctaaagtgctttaaaacatcttgcatgtgtatacatcaatcaggtagtgtaattaaggtactgcttcacaccgacacaccaaactcaccgtgtaacgcaccgcaaacagctgtttgtgtagtgacggccgtgctggactggtgcccgcaccatggcgagagtgcaggttttggtggctttacggcccatatggttcactgaacagaacaggtatgcagtggcgggttcactgaacagtacaggtatgcagtggtgggttcacagaacaggtatgcagtgacgggttcactgaacagaacaggtatgcagtggcgggttcaatgaacagtacaggtatgcagtggtggattcacagaacaggtatgcagtggcgggttcactgaacagaacaggtatgcagtggcgggttcactgaacagtaaaggtatgcagtggcgggttcactgaacagaacagttgaacccaccactgcatacctgtactgttcagtgaacccgccactgcatacctgttctgtgaagagatgtatgtgaggagtgatcagcagtctgtggaggaaggtgacatgaggacaagtaaagaggaagaagaggagacatatgtgaggagtgactgatcagcagtctgtggaggagggtgacatgatgaggacaaacaAAGAGGAGGAAACTGTTAAAGAGAGCAAAACAGggtggagtcccggcatcagtaacctctcagagactcgtctctctgtatccacagactgtacaacggatgatgatgtcattggacaagagtctcctgcagatatcctggttaccccaaatattctcccagactcccctcacctgtctaaccttgAAGGgccccatacccagcacagctctccccctgctggagggtctcattcctgttccacatgtgggaaatgttttgtatggaaatcacatcttgtcaggcatgagagatctcacactggtgaaaagccattttcgtgtgctgagtgtgggaaatgttttggacaggaAGGAAGCCTTGTCaaccatgagagatctcacactggtgagaagcgctattcatgtgctgagtgtgggaaatgttttggagagaaaggaaaccttatcagacatgagagatctcacactggtgagaagccgtattcatgtgctgagtgtgggaaatgttttggagagaaaggaaaccttatcagacatgagagatctcacactggtgagaagccgtattcatgtgctgagtgtgggaaatgttttggagagaaaggaaaccttatcagacatgagagatctcacactggtgagaagcgctattcatgtgctgagtgtggaaaatgttttggagagaaaggaaaccttatcagacatgagagatctcacactggtgagaagccgtattcatgtgctgagtgtgggaaatgttttgaacagtggctggttcactgaacagaacaggtatgcagtggcgggttcactgaacagtacacgtattccgtggcaggttcactgaacaggtatgcagtggtgggttcacagtacaggtatgcagtggtgggttcacagtacaggtatgcagccaggaacaagctaagcctaactaatctttccctatgagagacagtctgcagcagcttgccctactctcactaacacaggcacacgagtgagcgtaatggccgctgcctgccttttattagggggggggagtggctccaggggctagtgtagtctaattggctacactgggcctgctgactgtgatgtagagggtcaaagttgacacctcagggtgcattatggggcgaaccgaacttccacaaaagttcgcgaaagttcgcgatcgcgaaccaccgaagttcgcgcgaactagttcgccggcgaaccgttcggcccatctctaattataAGTCTGAAATATGTATTAGTTAGATATCGTTGGGTAACTAGGGTGTTTATTGCAGGGCACCACGACAGAACCTGTTACCATGGTTCCCTGGATCCTACCCTTGGACCACTTTGAGCGGCAGTAGTTGGCACGCTGGGAAGAGCAGGGATGACAGCGGACACACAGATAATGACAAACTCAACTTCCTTCTCCAATCCATGCACAAATACCATTTGTGTACTACACCTTCATTCAATTTCCATCACCAACGTCCATACTTTGTGTACCTGTCCTCCAGTGATGACATGAGGTTACGCCATCACAGGAGATGCTGTAACCTGGATTGAcgccaggggagtaaatataatGAAACAAAAGACTTTGTTCAGGGACTGTAGAAGGAAGTAGAATATTTTAATAAATGTTCCCCCGGTCCCCGATGttacaggcacctacctatatatccTGTACTGATTAAACCTACCTATGTAGCCAATAATGTGGATACCtacatatctaatctatactgaagacacatacttatctaacctatactgtgtaaACCTTGTAATTTAACCCATATTCTGGACACCTACCAATCTATACTATACTTCTGTAAATTAAATGGGCTACTCTACAATGGACGCAAATAGgccagtctacctatactggggttgatTTATACTTCACTCCTTTGGGGGTTTTGAATTTTACACCCTCGTTCTGGGTTTAATTTAAGCGACAAACTTCCCTGGCCTTCCTCTGGCAGTGTGCCTGCTCCCATCTGTCTGTGAGCAGACAGATGCGCATGCTACCCGAGGAACCAGGAACACTACAGCACCAGGAACACTACATGTTATTTGTTATTagggctgacacacacacacaacagaaaAGCTCTCCAAACacaagaggtttcaaaagcttatCCCAATTTAATGTtattggtttttttgttttttttaaaaacttatTGCTCAAGTGTGCATAGACACAGGATGACAGTAGCAGGagctttcaaaaaataaaaaaggtcagAAAAACTCCACGGGTGGGCAGCAGGCCTTAACTTCCCTGCCGTTACGCAGTTTCCATAACTtcgtccgcgggaggatttttgccCCTACAATGTTAATTATATATTTAAGCTAGAAATTTGATACCTCAGTATGCCCACCCAAGTTGCTCCTGTCCAATATGATCACCATGATCGCCGCCGTTTATATTTACCAGTCCTGGATCACGCAATAGCTGCAACTTTTGCAAGGAGCTTTGCTTTCGCTATGgcaacgatcggacatgacgtcattgacatcatgcgcagtccaGATCTTCCCCATAGCGATGGCGGGAGCTGATTAGTAGGCTGCGCTGTTGCGGGATCCCTGGGCAGTACGTATTGGGACGGGGATCTGCGGCGATCAGTGGGGACCAGAGACACTTGGGGGGCATACTGATCAAGCAAATTGCTAGTTAAAAGAGATAATTATCATTTGTTGTACAAATATCCTCCCAGGGCCATGCAATCCCCTGAGGTGgattgcccgacactgtgtcgggcataacgCCAGGGAGCTTAATCTGGCACCAGTCAAAAcaaaataggtgcccctagtataggtaactgGGTGTATCGGTGTACCCAGTGTAAATAAAAATGCTTTATAGGTGAAACAATGATAGTTACACAGATCTTTAGTATTCCCCAtaacaggtatccaggtctataggtgtcacaACAGCAGAAGGGGTAGCAGCGCAATGAAGGTATATAAATGTGCATAGTGTTGTGTAAGGGTTGgggcatctccccccccccttcactctCCTTGTGACTGCACCTTCCTCGCTCACCCCTCTAGATACAAAGTCCCTACAGCAGGCGTTGTTAGAACACTTCATATTCCTGCGTGGAGGAGATCTCTAACCCGCTGCTCTAATGACATCACTAGACCTGAGCAGCGACGCAcaggggcgtagtaatagggggtgcagagttagcaaccgcattggggcccttgggccagaggggccccaaagggctctccctcaaatacattattagctctccattgatcctgtgctcatactaatcacttctatagatgctttgaatagcggtcatcattaacaaactgttccccgtccccttcttgcacctctgacactatagttgccattggcaggttttggtgcgctgtgtcaattgttatgtatagagtgcatggtgggccccattgtaaaacttgcatcggggcccacagctccttagctacgccactggcgacGCACAGATGTTTTTCACGTCCAGAATTGACAGTTTTTGGACGATGAACAAAGGTCAAATATGGAGTTTGAGgcaaggaagggggagccccaaagTGAGGAAAAGGAGGGGTAAAATTCCCCCCTTTACCGGACATTTGCACATTGTTCATTCTTCACTGCGGTAAgtctggtggttggggggggggggggggtttagaaaCCAGTCAGCTGTGTCCTCAGAAATGGGAGAAAACAATTTACCACCACAACTGAATGCAATTTAGCACCACAATTGAACTTTGGTGGGGGTATGGGGGGTTTAGAAACCAGTCAGCTGTGTCTTCAGAAATGGGAGAAAACAATTTTGCACCACAACTGAATGCTGTGCTAATGAATTACAGACACACAGGGTACAAACATGCTCCCCAgcagcacagtacaaaggaagAATCGCAAAATCAGTGGTGCATAATAGATCGTCAATGGAATTTTCACCTTTAACTTATGAACTGTAATATGATTTGTCACAGACTGTCATTcaaattatagccattgcccaAAAAATAATGTTGGAGGCATTTCTTTATATTAGTTAAATTTAACTTACATCTATAAAAATGTAAgaaattttttatatataaagatTCTTGAAagtgatttttttaaacttttattgATTCAATAAACAACAAATTAAATATACTATTTTCAACAACTGTAAAACATATTTCTTTCAAAGATTTTAATTATTATAAAAcaagttatttattttaataaaataattaaatgaaataaacacacagTATCAGTCATCTAAAACCATGTACTCTGCAGCATCTTCATTACTCTGTTTAAATCCTGCATACTGTCCCTCCGGGTCCGGAAAAGCTTGTCTTACTTTATTGACTACACAGGATGGTATGGGTCGCCTTTCTCCTCGTCCCAAATAGCCGTGTACCCATCCTGTAAAGGCACGGTAAATTGATTTTCGAAGTCTCCTgaataaataaacatatattaatttcataataaaatatgcatttttgTATGTAAACATGACTGAAATATTATATATTAAACTATTTTTATAAATTTCGATTAACTGACTATTGTAAACttcattttttcttttgtatataaattaataaaattatAAACCAATATATATGAGACAcattattttaatattaaatttatGTAAAAGGCAGTACTATTTTCTATGATTTAACAATATTACATTTCagagttaggaaaaaaaaaagggtagtTTTCTTCAAGTCTTTACTAAACTTATTCTTATTATTCATTATAGGGTTAGACTACTGTCTGCTGTGATTATGATAAGAGGATTAAGTGAGATGCTGAATTTGAAAGGCAGTTGGAGCACACATTATCTATGTTTGCTTTTGTGGGTTGTTTATAAAGTTGAATTTTGATATGTACTGTAATGCTGGTAATTCATGGTTTtttagaaattatctatcgagtcaCTGATGTATCGAATGTTAATTCCAGACCTGTCGGATACCGCAACTGATCAATTCTGTGTTAGAtactggtggggagaaaaaaaaaaaaagggagataAGAACTGCCCGTgtggacgagcgggaatcaatcagGACAGACGCACGTACGAGcttgcatcgagccagcggcttgatTACACGGGTTAAAACAAGCCGAGTATTCCCGGCATTACATCAGTAAATCGCAATGTATTTAttatgtcaatcactgccacgtggggtGGAGCGGACTACACAGtttcagaactactgcgcctgtgcagtccgctcaaggtccacgtggcggtgatttacAAGTACACTCAAGCATGcgtagtacaggccgacctggaggtcgctctgacgttatCGCCTTGGACCGAGACAAAGCCAAGACGAACGGCTGCTTggagagctgcagcaagggaaatgCTGGGAAATTGGGCCTGGagaaagcccccggtaagtaccacttaaatGATAAATTTTCACCTGATGAATCATTACAATGTATAATACTCAGGTACTTTTTGTACGATTTCTTTGTGTAGTAAAATTGCGTCTTCCACAGTGTAAAATATGCTACTCACTCAAACACATCataatttacaattttttttggtaATTAACATTTGGATAACactttaaaattaaaagaattttATATTAAACAATAAAACTGGTTTGCTAACCTGTTTCTGTCTTTGTCAGCAAGAGTAATGGCATTATATCCAtgagtcaaaaataaaaatattctggCCCACTCCTCATTTGTACAAAGCTGAGGTATCATTGCATGGGTAAGTATGCATTGTAAGTTATCCATTTTGGACAATACATTGGGTATTTCTTGGCAACAAATACTTTCTATTCCGGTAGGCATGGTTGTGCAGTTGTTACACGTGCACCAATTTTTGTGTCCAATCCGATCTCTATTGACATCGTCGTAGTGTTCAGGGTTGCTAGGATCAAAAATTGGATTCTCTGGAAAGCTCTGGGTTTCCTCATCCTGCCCATTACGAAAGCGCATTTCCTGACGTAgcaaatcaatctaaaaaaaccACATGAAAACTTAGGTTACATTTCTTTTATATTTCTTGGTAatatttttctaaaaaattaataaataaaactaTTGAGTGATAAATAACTATAGTGATAAATGATTACTTATTTTTGAAAACTTTAAGATTTTGATTCAAATACTATGTTGAATGTTCCACGCTGGCATGTGCTGATACTGAAGTAGTCTAACTCTTAGACAATAAGATAAGATATAGGGAGGTAGCTGTCTGCTCTGAGACACTGATGCAATTGTAAGAATAATGTAATTAACTGAAACAGTTTGAGTGGAAGGTGTGTTTAGTCTGTTTAATTAAAtatatagtatacacacacaaacacacacacacacacacacaaacagacacaaacacgtgtgtgtgtgtgtgtgtgtgtgtgtgtgtgtgtgtgtgtgtgtgtgtgtgtgtgtgtgtgtgtgtgtgtgtgtgtgtgtgtgtgtgtgtgtgtgtgtgtgtgtgtgtgtgtgtgtgtgtgtgtgtgtgtgtgtatttacagtACATATCTATATGTATAGCTCTCTCTCTGTttcgagatatatatatatatatatatatatatatttttatttttttttgaaacatATCATAAGCATTTTTTAACATTAATTTTGTCTATAATGAATAAATACTGACCAGTTGTTCTCGCGTCAAACGATTTCTTTGCTCTCTAGTTGTGTTAGAGTACGGTCTTCTTGATGGATCCATGATGTCTGATTAAAAATATTAAttataattaaaaattaatatatTACACTACAAGTaaatttttaaataataatatatcTGTAAACAGTATGGATACATGTGTCGGTGCGTTCGTTccgctcaggagagtgcaggcattgtgggtcagtatagtgcgcagtattgctgtatgcggctgtgcgatccaggcgctcaggagagtgcaggctttgtgggtgagtatagtgcgcagtattgaTGTATGCGGCTGTGCGATccaggcgctcaggagagtgcaggcattgtgggtgagtatagtgcgcagtattgctgtatgcgacggtgcgatccaggcgctcaggagagtgcaggctttgtgggtgagtatagtgcgcagtattgaTGTATGTGACGGTGCCCTccaggcgctcaggagagtgcaggcattgtgggtgagtatagtgcgcagtattgctgtatgcgACAGTGCGATCCAtgcgctcaggagagtgcaggcattgtgggtgagtatagtgcgcagtattgctgtatgcggcggtgcgatccaggcgctcaggagagtgcaggcattgtgggtgagtatagtgcgcagtattgctgtatgcgacggtgcgATCCAtgcgctcaggagagtgcaggcattgtgggtgagtatagtgcgcagtattgctgtatgcgGCGGTGCGATCCAtgcgctcaggagagtgcaggctttgtgggtgagtatagtgcgcagtattgctgtatgcgGCGGTGCGATCCAtgcgctcaggagagtgcaggcattgtgggtgagtatagtgcgcaatatggctgtatgtggCAGTGCGAGCCACGGAGCTAGCAACTATGGATAGCTAGAAAGTGGGTGAGTATAGTAGGGATGATGTGACCATGTGGCGTTGTCATCTTCGTCATATGCAGAACATATTCTGTTACAGTGGAATGTTCATTATACATAAAAATCTGAATTAcgatttttatataaaaaagagTTCCTTTGGAacgctctccctcagccggttcgtcatgccacgagtctggaaaccttcaaacgtactctgaaaacacacctgttcagacaagcctataatttgccataggcagcactgaaggcacactggctcacccactaatccttgtgtttccttcccctttgtttcctccccactaccctctagattgtaagctcgcaagggcagggacctcctcctagtgtttctcatactgctgtaattttaacatatgtatatgtaccaactacatatcaactatgtatgtatctgtatttactctattcaatgtcatgactgtacagtgtcttatatttcttatgtatatttgttccccattatttgtttgcactatgtacagcgctacggaagatgttggcgctatataaataaaaaataataataataataataatataactcaATCAGATACAAACACAtgcatatgtaatatatatatatatatatatatatatatatatatatatatatatatatatatatatatatatatgtatatatatatatgtatatatatatatgtatatatatgtatatgtatgtatatgtatatatatatatgtatatatatatgtatatatatatatgtatatatatatatttattacttatatagcgcagacatattccgcagcgctgtacagtgtctatatatttatatatatcttgtcactaactgtccctcaaaggagctcataatGTAATCCCTACTATTGCCAAACGTCTATATTAGTTAGTGTAAGTACTgtgatctagggccaatttttgggggagccaattaacttatccgtatgtttttggaatgtgggaggaaaccggagtgcccggaggaaacccacgcagacacggagagaacatacaaaatcttTGCTGATAGTGTC is a window of Hyperolius riggenbachi isolate aHypRig1 chromosome 6, aHypRig1.pri, whole genome shotgun sequence DNA encoding:
- the LOC137522253 gene encoding uncharacterized protein; amino-acid sequence: MDPSRRPYSNTTREQRNRLTREQLIDLLRQEMRFRNGQDEETQSFPENPIFDPSNPEHYDDVNRDRIGHKNWCTCNNCTTMPTGIESICCQEIPNVLSKMDNLQCILTHAMIPQLCTNEEWARIFLFLTHGYNAITLADKDRNRRLRKSIYRAFTGWVHGYLGRGERRPIPSCVVNKVRQAFPDPEGQYAGFKQSNEDAAEYMVLDD